From a single Labrenzia sp. PHM005 genomic region:
- a CDS encoding flagellar biosynthesis protein R encodes MARTSQEIERMFKMQQQILKLSSWILQNLDDQAYQLNEKERRILTALSTGDLAQHDRFIANAAARLRMIIEDMARINSAREKVSSEFDRQRMMLKVMSERLAVMRGEEQRAEDERDLQEILERRYG; translated from the coding sequence ATGGCAAGAACCAGTCAGGAAATCGAACGCATGTTCAAGATGCAGCAGCAGATATTGAAGCTGTCATCCTGGATCCTGCAAAACCTCGATGACCAGGCCTATCAACTCAATGAAAAGGAGCGGCGGATCCTGACCGCGCTCTCTACCGGGGACTTGGCTCAGCATGACCGATTCATTGCCAATGCGGCCGCGCGATTGCGGATGATCATCGAAGACATGGCCCGCATCAACTCCGCGCGCGAAAAGGTCAGCTCCGAATTCGACCGGCAACGGATGATGCTCAAGGTGATGTCGGAACGGCTGGCTGTGATGCGGGGCGAAGAACAACGTGCGGAAGATGAGCGCGATCTGCAAGAGATCTTGGAACGCCGGTATGGGTGA